One window of Pectobacterium carotovorum genomic DNA carries:
- the queE gene encoding 7-carboxy-7-deazaguanine synthase QueE: MQYPINEMFQTLQGEGYFTGVPAVFVRLQGCPVGCSWCDTKHTWDKLAERETSLDQVLVKTEESDAWGAASADDILALMAQEGYTARHIVITGGEPCIHDLAPLTLQLEKQGFSCQIETSGTHEVRCSPKTWVTVSPKVNMRGGMKVLDQALQRADEIKHPVARERDIEALDALLARLDDDKPRIVALQPISQKDDATKLCIETCIARNWRLSMQTHKYLNIA; this comes from the coding sequence ATGCAGTACCCGATTAATGAAATGTTCCAGACGTTACAGGGCGAAGGCTATTTTACCGGTGTGCCGGCGGTGTTTGTTCGCCTGCAAGGGTGTCCGGTAGGCTGTAGCTGGTGCGATACCAAACATACCTGGGACAAACTGGCAGAGCGGGAAACCTCATTGGATCAGGTGCTGGTAAAAACGGAAGAAAGCGATGCCTGGGGCGCGGCGAGTGCGGACGACATTCTGGCGCTGATGGCACAGGAAGGCTACACGGCACGCCACATTGTGATCACCGGCGGTGAACCCTGCATCCACGATTTGGCACCGCTAACGCTACAGTTGGAAAAGCAGGGTTTCAGCTGCCAGATCGAAACCAGCGGCACGCATGAGGTGCGCTGTTCGCCCAAAACCTGGGTGACGGTATCGCCGAAGGTGAATATGCGTGGCGGTATGAAAGTGCTCGATCAGGCGCTGCAACGGGCGGATGAGATCAAACATCCGGTGGCGCGTGAGCGTGACATTGAGGCGTTGGATGCATTACTGGCGCGGCTTGATGATGATAAGCCGCGGATTGTGGCGCTACAGCCGATCAGCCAGAAAGACGATGCGACCAAACTGTGTATTGAGACCTGCATCGCCCGCAACTGGCGGCTGTCTATGCAGACACATAAATACCTGAATATTGCCTGA
- a CDS encoding carbohydrate ABC transporter substrate-binding protein, producing MRLPGLIVIAFSALCSFAQAAEPVELRLSWWGGNSRHQATLTALEAFQKKYPNISVRPEYTGWDGHLSRLTTQIASGEEPDVLQVNWNWLPIFSKAGTGFYDLNKLTDTLKVQDFPEDALKPATIDGKVNAISTSLNALVMYYNTETWKKAGLPYPTTWDELFHAGKVFKEKLGDNYFPIASPAQDSGEGVLELINYYMTQKYQIGMIDEKNKRFNYSEAQWIEAFRFYKRLIDEHVMPSSKYYNAFGKVGMYETRPWINGEYGGAHLWISVVKKYADPLAAPGKLELGPYIMTPGSDNSGQFFKPSMLFAISKNTKHPKEAALLLNYLMNDPEGALLMGTERGIPLSRIARQALEEKQKLDTNDLSVAGLSMALQKPMQTPVSSYLEDPQLASLILQTIEQLDYGKKSVEESAKNFSSSGERILKRVIR from the coding sequence ATGAGATTACCTGGACTGATTGTCATCGCCTTCTCTGCGCTCTGTTCGTTCGCGCAGGCTGCTGAACCCGTGGAATTACGCCTCTCCTGGTGGGGAGGAAACAGCCGTCATCAGGCGACTTTGACGGCGCTGGAAGCGTTTCAGAAAAAGTATCCGAACATCAGCGTGAGACCAGAATATACCGGTTGGGACGGGCACTTATCCCGTCTGACAACGCAGATTGCCAGCGGTGAAGAACCGGATGTGCTTCAGGTAAACTGGAACTGGCTGCCGATTTTTTCCAAGGCGGGCACCGGATTTTATGACCTGAATAAGCTGACCGATACGCTGAAAGTACAGGATTTCCCCGAAGATGCGCTGAAACCCGCGACAATTGACGGTAAGGTGAACGCGATTTCCACCTCGCTGAATGCGCTGGTGATGTACTACAACACGGAAACCTGGAAGAAGGCCGGGCTGCCGTATCCCACCACCTGGGATGAGCTGTTCCATGCGGGTAAGGTGTTTAAAGAGAAACTGGGCGATAACTATTTCCCTATCGCCTCGCCTGCGCAGGACAGCGGTGAAGGCGTGCTGGAGTTGATCAATTATTACATGACGCAGAAATACCAGATCGGCATGATCGATGAAAAGAACAAGCGCTTTAACTACAGTGAGGCGCAGTGGATCGAGGCGTTTCGCTTCTATAAACGTTTGATCGACGAACATGTGATGCCATCTTCGAAGTATTACAACGCGTTTGGCAAAGTCGGGATGTATGAAACACGCCCCTGGATTAACGGGGAATACGGTGGGGCACACCTGTGGATTTCGGTCGTGAAGAAGTACGCCGATCCGCTGGCAGCACCGGGTAAGCTCGAATTAGGGCCCTACATCATGACGCCGGGATCGGATAACTCCGGGCAGTTCTTCAAACCGTCGATGCTGTTTGCCATCAGTAAGAATACCAAGCACCCAAAAGAAGCGGCGCTGTTGTTGAATTATCTGATGAACGATCCTGAAGGTGCGCTGCTGATGGGTACCGAGCGCGGCATTCCGCTCAGCCGTATCGCCAGACAAGCGCTGGAAGAAAAGCAGAAGCTGGATACAAACGATCTGTCGGTTGCTGGGCTTTCGATGGCGCTGCAAAAACCGATGCAAACGCCGGTGTCCTCGTATCTTGAAGATCCGCAGCTTGCCAGCCTGATCCTGCAAACCATCGAACAGCTCGACTATGGCAAGAAGAGCGTGGAAGAATCGGCGAAAAACTTCAGCAGTTCAGGTGAGCGCATTCTGAAACGAGTGATTCGCTAG
- the cysJ gene encoding NADPH-dependent assimilatory sulfite reductase flavoprotein subunit encodes MTTPVSPTSLLPLSVEQLTRLQAATGDFSSTQLAWLSGYFWGLVQQPGNVQPGAIAATATTASAVTVPVQTITLISASQTGNARRVAEQLRDDLLASKLSVNLVNAGDYKFKQIGQEKLLLIVASTQGEGEPPEEAVALHKFLLSKKAPEMKDTAFAVFGLGDTSYEFFSKAGKDFDSRLAELGAERLLDRVDADVDYQGLAEQWRRQLVDILQARVPVQGTAVAQIAAQGALDEITSSPYSKSSPLHATFAVNQKVTGRNSEKDVRHIEIDLGDSGLRYQPGDALGVWFDNDPALVQELLELLWLKGDESISVDGKTLPLSQALKSHFELTQNTAPIVEKYAALSRNETLLSLLADKPALQQFAQRTPLVDMVRQAPTELTAEQLLGLLRPLTPRLYSIASSQAEVESEVHITVGVVRYEYEGRERAGGASSYLADRLSEDDEIRVFIEHNDNFRLPANSDAPVIMIGPGTGIAPFRAFMQQRDADGAEGKNWLFFGNPHFTEDFLYQVEWQRYVKDGLLTNIDLAWSRDQAHKVYVQDKLREKGAEVWRWIQDGAHLYVCGDANRMAKDVERALLDVIVEHGGMDSEQADEFLSDLRLERRYQRDVY; translated from the coding sequence ATGACTACTCCGGTTTCCCCCACTTCATTGCTTCCGCTGAGTGTGGAGCAATTAACGCGTTTACAGGCGGCAACCGGTGATTTCTCATCGACGCAGCTAGCCTGGTTATCCGGCTATTTCTGGGGTTTAGTTCAGCAGCCAGGGAATGTGCAGCCGGGGGCGATCGCTGCCACGGCAACGACAGCATCCGCAGTCACGGTGCCGGTACAAACGATTACGCTGATTTCCGCCTCACAGACCGGCAATGCACGTCGGGTGGCGGAACAGCTGCGTGACGATCTGCTGGCATCCAAGCTGTCCGTCAATCTGGTCAATGCGGGTGATTACAAATTCAAGCAAATCGGGCAGGAAAAACTGCTGCTGATCGTCGCCTCGACGCAGGGGGAGGGGGAGCCGCCGGAAGAAGCCGTCGCGCTGCACAAGTTCCTGCTGTCCAAAAAAGCCCCGGAGATGAAAGACACCGCGTTTGCCGTGTTTGGTCTGGGTGATACTTCTTACGAATTCTTCAGCAAGGCGGGTAAGGATTTCGATAGCCGTCTGGCTGAGTTAGGTGCGGAACGTCTGCTGGATCGTGTTGATGCTGATGTCGATTATCAGGGGCTTGCCGAACAGTGGCGACGCCAGCTGGTTGATATTTTGCAGGCGCGGGTGCCGGTTCAGGGAACGGCGGTAGCACAGATTGCCGCTCAGGGCGCACTGGATGAAATTACCAGCAGCCCGTACAGCAAATCCTCACCGCTGCATGCTACGTTTGCCGTCAATCAGAAAGTGACCGGGCGTAACTCCGAAAAAGATGTTCGCCATATTGAGATCGATCTGGGCGATTCTGGTTTGCGCTACCAGCCGGGAGATGCGCTGGGCGTGTGGTTCGATAACGATCCCGCGCTGGTGCAGGAATTGCTGGAACTGCTGTGGCTGAAAGGCGATGAGTCCATCAGCGTTGACGGCAAGACGCTGCCATTATCGCAGGCGTTGAAAAGCCACTTCGAGCTGACGCAGAACACGGCACCGATTGTCGAGAAGTATGCGGCACTGTCGCGTAATGAAACTCTGCTATCGCTGCTGGCCGATAAGCCTGCGCTTCAACAGTTTGCACAGCGCACACCGCTGGTCGATATGGTGCGACAAGCGCCGACTGAACTGACGGCGGAGCAACTGCTGGGTCTGCTGCGTCCGTTGACGCCGCGTCTTTACTCTATTGCCTCCTCACAGGCGGAAGTCGAAAGCGAAGTGCACATCACCGTTGGCGTGGTGCGCTACGAATACGAAGGCCGCGAGCGCGCTGGTGGCGCTTCCAGCTATCTGGCCGACAGACTGAGTGAAGACGATGAAATCCGCGTCTTCATCGAACACAACGATAACTTCCGTCTGCCTGCGAATTCCGACGCGCCGGTCATCATGATTGGGCCGGGCACAGGAATTGCGCCATTCCGCGCGTTTATGCAGCAGCGTGATGCCGATGGGGCTGAAGGGAAAAACTGGCTGTTCTTCGGTAATCCACACTTTACGGAAGATTTTCTGTATCAGGTTGAATGGCAGCGCTACGTCAAAGATGGCCTGCTGACCAACATCGATCTGGCCTGGTCACGCGATCAGGCGCATAAAGTTTACGTGCAGGACAAACTGCGGGAAAAAGGCGCGGAAGTCTGGCGCTGGATTCAGGACGGTGCACACTTGTACGTGTGTGGTGATGCCAACCGTATGGCAAAAGACGTCGAGCGAGCACTGCTGGATGTGATAGTTGAGCATGGCGGCATGGACAGTGAACAGGCCGATGAGTTTTTAAGCGATCTGCGCCTTGAGCGCCGTTATCAGCGAGATGTGTACTAA
- a CDS encoding glycoside hydrolase family 28 protein: MKHSIQSYSPAADGITPDTAIFQQAIDRIAAQGGGTLTVEPGRYLLGGLLLPSNFCLQLEAGAELIVSGDYEQFAQATTISMAELSHRAFLYAYQQRNITICGQGKIMGNADAYFSAEPDDQGYRLPAQHRPRIVVFEDCEHVRLCDFTIEHAPMWTVHLVSCRQIIVERLTIDNDLSMANTDALDLDSCQQVQISNCSLSAADDALCIKTTHKPPHLQRKVQQVVISNCLLRSKSCALKIGTETFADIEDISVSNCAIYDTNRAIGLISRDGGAFRRLQFSNITFQCVAAHPCHWGKADPIFISVRYRDPAIEPGRIEAVQFSQIAGISEGAINLHSTPAGYIRDIHFHAVHLEQRQSDSPEQGMYDVRPPCNPERPTGMGLDNAYRVDPATGRAFGVDHYPGGMPALFARGVVNLTTSHMTIHRPDPLPSGWHHAEIVQLEE; the protein is encoded by the coding sequence ATGAAGCACTCTATTCAATCATACTCCCCCGCCGCCGACGGTATCACGCCGGATACTGCCATCTTTCAGCAGGCAATCGATCGGATTGCGGCACAGGGTGGCGGCACCCTGACGGTGGAACCGGGGCGCTATCTGTTAGGGGGATTGCTGCTACCTTCCAATTTTTGTCTGCAATTGGAGGCGGGCGCTGAGCTCATCGTCAGCGGTGACTATGAACAGTTTGCGCAGGCCACGACGATCAGCATGGCAGAGCTGTCGCACCGTGCATTTCTTTATGCCTACCAACAACGCAATATCACGATCTGCGGTCAGGGTAAGATCATGGGAAATGCCGACGCCTATTTCTCTGCGGAACCCGACGATCAAGGCTATCGCCTGCCTGCACAGCATCGCCCGCGCATTGTGGTCTTTGAGGATTGCGAACACGTCCGCCTGTGCGATTTTACGATTGAACATGCTCCGATGTGGACCGTGCATCTGGTCAGCTGTCGCCAAATCATCGTCGAACGGCTGACGATTGATAACGATCTGAGCATGGCGAATACCGACGCGCTGGATCTTGATAGCTGCCAGCAGGTGCAAATCAGCAACTGCTCGCTGAGCGCCGCCGACGATGCGCTGTGCATCAAAACCACCCATAAGCCGCCCCATCTACAGCGTAAGGTGCAGCAGGTCGTCATCAGCAATTGCCTACTGCGATCCAAGAGCTGCGCTCTGAAGATCGGTACCGAAACCTTTGCCGACATCGAAGATATTTCCGTCAGCAACTGCGCCATTTACGATACTAACCGCGCGATCGGCCTGATCTCGCGCGATGGTGGCGCGTTCCGACGCCTGCAGTTCAGCAACATCACGTTCCAGTGCGTTGCTGCACATCCCTGCCATTGGGGCAAAGCCGATCCGATCTTTATCTCCGTGCGCTATCGCGATCCCGCCATCGAACCAGGCCGGATCGAGGCAGTGCAATTTTCTCAGATCGCAGGGATCAGCGAGGGAGCGATTAACCTGCACAGCACGCCCGCAGGCTACATTCGGGATATCCATTTCCATGCCGTGCATCTCGAACAGCGGCAGAGCGACTCACCGGAACAGGGCATGTACGATGTGCGTCCCCCTTGTAACCCAGAGCGCCCGACGGGTATGGGGCTGGACAATGCGTATCGGGTCGATCCGGCGACAGGCCGTGCCTTCGGTGTCGACCATTACCCAGGCGGCATGCCCGCGCTCTTTGCCCGTGGCGTTGTGAACCTGACCACCAGCCACATGACGATCCACCGCCCCGATCCGCTGCCATCAGGCTGGCATCATGCCGAGATCGTGCAGTTGGAAGAATAG
- the queD gene encoding 6-carboxytetrahydropterin synthase QueD yields MVTTLFKDFQFEAAHHLPHVPDGHKCGRLHGHSFMVRLEITGEVDPHTGWVMDFSELKAAFKPTWERLDHHYLNEIPGLENPTSEVLAHWIWHQLKPTLPLLSAVMVKETCTAGCVYKGE; encoded by the coding sequence ATGGTCACTACGCTATTTAAAGATTTTCAGTTTGAAGCCGCGCATCATCTGCCCCACGTACCAGACGGCCACAAATGCGGGCGGCTGCATGGGCACTCTTTCATGGTGAGACTGGAAATTACCGGTGAAGTGGATCCGCATACCGGCTGGGTGATGGATTTCTCCGAGCTGAAAGCCGCGTTCAAACCTACGTGGGAACGGTTGGATCACCACTATCTGAATGAGATCCCCGGTCTGGAAAACCCAACCAGTGAAGTGCTGGCGCACTGGATCTGGCACCAGTTGAAGCCGACATTACCGCTGCTCAGCGCTGTGATGGTGAAAGAAACCTGTACCGCCGGCTGCGTCTATAAAGGCGAGTAA
- the cysI gene encoding assimilatory sulfite reductase (NADPH) hemoprotein subunit, with protein sequence MSEKYVFSEKHPGPLVVEGKLADAERMKTESNFLRGTIAEDLNDGLTGGFRGDNFLLIRFHGMYQQDDRDIRAERAEQKLEPRHAMLLRCRLPGGVMTPEQWLRIDKFATENTIYGSIRITNRQTFQYHGILKSNVKPVHQMLNSIGLDALATANDMNRNVLCTSNPIESELHQQAYEWAKKISEHLLPRTRAYAEIWMDQEKVATTDEEPILGSTYLPRKFKTTVVIPPQNDIDLHANDLNFVAIADNGRLVGFNVLVGGGLSIAHGDKETYPRTASELGYISIEHTLAIAEAVVTTQRDWGNRTNRKNAKTKYTLERVGVDNFKQEVEARAGVKFEAVRPYEFTGRGDRIGWVKGIDNKWHLTLFIENGRVLDYPGRPLKTGLAEIAKIHKGDFRLTANQNLIIAGVPARSKAKIDALAREHGLIDDGVSEQRKNSMACVSFPTCPLAMAEAERFLPEFVTKVEGIMQQHGVGDEHIVLRVTGCPNGCGRAMLAEIGLVGKAMGRYNVHLGGNREGTRIPRMYRENINETEILTEIDRLIGLWAQDRQPNEGFGDFVIRTNIIKAVLDPARDFYD encoded by the coding sequence ATGAGTGAAAAATACGTTTTCAGTGAAAAACACCCCGGTCCCTTGGTGGTAGAAGGGAAACTCGCTGACGCAGAGCGCATGAAGACAGAAAGTAACTTTCTGCGCGGCACGATTGCTGAAGACCTGAACGATGGTCTGACCGGTGGCTTTAGGGGCGATAACTTTCTGCTAATCCGTTTCCACGGTATGTATCAGCAGGATGATCGCGATATTCGCGCCGAACGTGCGGAGCAGAAGCTGGAGCCGCGCCATGCGATGCTGCTGCGCTGCCGTTTGCCCGGTGGCGTGATGACGCCAGAGCAGTGGCTGCGGATCGACAAATTTGCGACTGAAAATACGATCTACGGCAGCATTCGTATCACGAACCGCCAGACGTTCCAGTATCACGGTATTCTCAAATCGAACGTGAAACCGGTACACCAGATGCTGAATAGCATCGGGCTGGATGCGCTGGCGACGGCGAATGACATGAACCGTAACGTGCTGTGTACGTCTAACCCGATCGAATCCGAACTGCATCAGCAGGCGTATGAATGGGCGAAAAAGATTTCTGAGCATTTGCTGCCGCGCACGCGCGCCTATGCTGAGATCTGGATGGATCAGGAAAAAGTGGCAACGACGGATGAAGAGCCGATTTTAGGTTCAACGTATCTGCCGCGTAAGTTCAAAACCACGGTCGTGATCCCGCCGCAGAATGATATCGATCTGCATGCGAACGATCTCAACTTCGTTGCGATTGCCGATAACGGCCGTCTGGTGGGCTTCAACGTGCTGGTGGGCGGCGGGCTCTCTATCGCGCACGGCGATAAAGAAACTTACCCGCGTACCGCCAGTGAGCTGGGCTACATTTCCATTGAGCATACGCTGGCCATCGCGGAAGCGGTGGTGACCACGCAGCGCGATTGGGGTAACCGGACCAACCGTAAAAACGCGAAAACCAAATACACGCTGGAGCGTGTGGGTGTAGACAACTTCAAGCAGGAAGTGGAAGCGCGTGCCGGTGTCAAATTTGAAGCGGTGCGCCCTTATGAATTCACCGGACGTGGCGATCGCATTGGCTGGGTAAAAGGCATCGACAATAAATGGCATCTGACGCTGTTTATCGAAAACGGTCGTGTTCTGGATTATCCGGGTCGTCCGCTGAAAACCGGTTTGGCGGAAATTGCCAAGATCCACAAAGGGGATTTCCGGTTAACGGCGAACCAGAATTTGATCATCGCGGGCGTTCCTGCGCGTAGCAAAGCGAAGATTGATGCGCTGGCGCGTGAGCACGGCCTGATTGATGACGGCGTCAGCGAGCAGCGTAAGAATTCGATGGCCTGTGTGTCGTTCCCTACCTGTCCACTGGCGATGGCGGAAGCCGAACGCTTCCTGCCGGAGTTCGTCACGAAAGTGGAAGGCATCATGCAGCAGCACGGCGTGGGCGATGAACATATCGTTCTGCGTGTGACGGGCTGCCCGAACGGCTGCGGCCGTGCGATGCTGGCAGAAATCGGCCTGGTGGGTAAAGCGATGGGGCGTTATAACGTGCACCTTGGCGGGAATCGCGAGGGGACACGTATTCCTCGTATGTATCGTGAAAATATTAATGAAACCGAGATCCTCACGGAAATCGATCGGCTTATCGGGCTGTGGGCGCAAGATCGCCAGCCGAATGAAGGCTTCGGTGATTTCGTGATTCGTACCAACATTATTAAAGCGGTGTTGGATCCTGCCCGCGATTTTTATGACTGA
- a CDS encoding MBL fold metallo-hydrolase, with protein MKLLKPLALLLISSAFVPAFVQAQDIAQIKTQPGYYRMMLGQFEITALSDGTNTMPMDKLLQRTPPEKITELLAEKSLTPQVETSINAYLVNTGKHLILIDTGNGKQSNPTVGKVMPNLIAAGYKPEQVDTVLMTHLHGDHFGGLVQDKKLSYPNATVYVSQPETDFWLSPDNLKNAPENRKSAFQRVQSTFDAIRKENKLKTFPAQQATLLPGITAIPSPGHTPGHTSFLIESEGKKLLAWGDIIHAEAVQMSLPATTISFDSNMDQATESRNKALADAASQGYWVAGAHLPFPGIGHVGTRLERNGTTNGYRWLPVNYSVAGLSQ; from the coding sequence ATGAAGTTATTGAAACCTCTAGCCCTATTACTCATCTCGAGCGCCTTTGTGCCTGCATTTGTTCAGGCACAGGATATCGCTCAGATTAAAACTCAGCCGGGCTATTACCGCATGATGCTGGGCCAGTTTGAAATTACCGCGCTGTCTGACGGCACCAACACCATGCCGATGGATAAGTTGTTGCAGCGCACCCCACCGGAAAAAATCACCGAACTGCTGGCAGAGAAATCGCTGACGCCGCAGGTGGAAACCTCTATCAACGCCTATTTGGTCAATACTGGGAAACACCTGATTTTAATAGATACGGGCAACGGCAAGCAGAGCAACCCTACGGTGGGAAAAGTAATGCCGAATCTGATTGCGGCGGGCTACAAACCTGAACAGGTCGATACCGTATTGATGACTCACCTGCACGGCGACCATTTTGGCGGTCTGGTGCAGGACAAGAAACTCAGCTACCCAAATGCTACCGTGTATGTCAGCCAGCCAGAAACCGACTTCTGGCTCAGCCCGGATAATCTGAAGAACGCCCCAGAGAACAGAAAATCTGCGTTCCAACGCGTGCAAAGTACCTTTGATGCTATTCGCAAAGAGAACAAGCTGAAAACGTTCCCAGCTCAGCAGGCAACATTGTTACCCGGCATCACCGCGATCCCAAGTCCGGGTCATACGCCGGGGCACACGTCTTTTCTGATCGAGAGCGAAGGCAAAAAACTGCTGGCCTGGGGAGACATCATTCATGCGGAAGCGGTGCAAATGAGCTTACCGGCTACCACCATCAGCTTTGACTCAAATATGGATCAGGCGACGGAATCCCGTAATAAGGCGCTGGCCGACGCCGCCAGCCAGGGTTACTGGGTTGCAGGTGCTCACCTGCCCTTCCCCGGCATCGGCCACGTGGGTACGCGTCTGGAACGTAACGGCACCACCAACGGCTATCGCTGGCTTCCAGTGAATTACAGTGTGGCAGGATTATCGCAATAA
- a CDS encoding phosphoadenylyl-sulfate reductase — protein MAEFNLEALNALPKAEQAAALAVVNGQLEQLSAQERVSWALENLPGDYVLSSSFGIQAAVSLHLVTQQRPDIPVILTDTGYLFPETYQFIDALTEQLTLNLQVYRAAESPAWQEARYGKLWEQGVEGIERYNLLNKVEPMNRALSELKAKTWFAGLRREQSGSRGELPVLAIQRGVFKFLPIIDWDNRTVYQYLKGNGLSYHPLWDQGYLSVGDTHTTRKWEPGMAEEETRFFGLKRECGLHEG, from the coding sequence ATGGCCGAATTTAACCTTGAGGCGCTCAATGCGTTACCGAAAGCAGAACAGGCGGCAGCGCTGGCTGTCGTAAATGGTCAGCTTGAACAGCTGTCGGCGCAGGAAAGAGTGAGCTGGGCGCTGGAGAATCTGCCGGGTGACTATGTTTTGTCGTCCAGTTTCGGCATTCAGGCGGCGGTATCGCTGCATCTGGTGACGCAACAGCGGCCAGATATTCCGGTTATCCTCACGGATACCGGCTATCTGTTTCCTGAAACCTATCAGTTTATTGATGCGCTGACGGAACAGTTGACGCTGAATCTGCAAGTGTATCGCGCTGCTGAATCTCCAGCCTGGCAAGAGGCGCGCTACGGCAAGCTGTGGGAGCAGGGGGTGGAGGGCATTGAACGCTACAACCTGCTGAATAAAGTCGAGCCGATGAATCGGGCGCTGAGCGAGTTAAAGGCGAAAACCTGGTTTGCTGGCCTGCGCCGTGAGCAGTCTGGCAGCCGGGGGGAATTACCCGTGTTGGCGATTCAGCGCGGTGTCTTCAAATTCCTGCCGATTATCGACTGGGATAACCGGACGGTGTATCAATACCTGAAAGGAAATGGCCTGAGTTACCATCCGCTGTGGGATCAGGGCTATCTATCCGTCGGCGATACACACACCACCCGCAAATGGGAACCGGGTATGGCCGAAGAAGAAACGCGCTTCTTTGGCCTGAAACGCGAGTGCGGTCTGCACGAAGGGTA